GGAACACGCTCGGGAGCCACGACGAGCCGAATCCCGACACCGACTACGTCGAGATCCCGGTGTACAACCTGGTCATCGAGCACCCGGAGGCGACGATCCTGTGGGACACCGGCTCGCACCACGACGCGGCGAACGGCCACTGGCCGGAGGGGCTGGTGCAGGCGTTCTACCCCCACGACGCCCACGAGCACCGCCTCGACGACGATCTGGAGGCCGCGGGCTTCGGCCTCTCGGACGTCGACGCCGTCTTTCAGACGCACCTGCACCTCGATCACGCGGGCGGGCTGGAGTTCTTCGACGGTACTGATATACCGGTGTACGTACACGAGGAGGAAGTGAAGTTCGCCTACTACAGCGCGAAGACGCCGAAGGGCAGCGCGGCGTACGTCCTCGGCGACTTCGACCACGACCTCAACTGGCAGATCCTCCACGGGGAGCGCGAGGAGCACTTCGAGGACGTGGAGTTCGTCCGCCTCCCGGGGCACACGCCCGGACTCACGGGGACGGTCGTCCACCTCGACGGCGAGACGGTGATCTTCGCCGGCGACGAACTCTACCAGCGCGAGAACTACGAGGACGAGATCCCGCTC
The Halomarina pelagica DNA segment above includes these coding regions:
- a CDS encoding N-acyl homoserine lactonase family protein, with protein sequence MVDATIHVIDRGGLECDLNYLVQGNTLGSHDEPNPDTDYVEIPVYNLVIEHPEATILWDTGSHHDAANGHWPEGLVQAFYPHDAHEHRLDDDLEAAGFGLSDVDAVFQTHLHLDHAGGLEFFDGTDIPVYVHEEEVKFAYYSAKTPKGSAAYVLGDFDHDLNWQILHGEREEHFEDVEFVRLPGHTPGLTGTVVHLDGETVIFAGDELYQRENYEDEIPLGAGLLWSNTDWFESLQRIKDLERRHDAEVVYGHDPEQFERIASGWS